The proteins below come from a single Halomonas binhaiensis genomic window:
- a CDS encoding DeoR/GlpR family transcriptional regulator yields the protein MNQQQRQDAIIELVSRQGYASIEQLTEHFAVTPQTIRRDLNALASEGRIRRVHGGAGLESSTVNTAYATRKTLNLDAKRRIATHVAQHVPHHSSLFINIGTSNELVAEALLEHQGLEVITNNLNVAAILHHKDDFNVIVAGGQVRSRDGGIIGEATIDFINQFKVDIGLIGISGIDEDGSLLEFDYQEVRVAQAIIHNSRQVFLVADHSKFHRNPVVRQGNVSQLDALFTDREPPSSIRRLLLDNDVALHIA from the coding sequence ATGAACCAACAACAACGTCAGGATGCCATCATTGAGCTGGTCAGTCGCCAAGGATATGCTAGCATCGAGCAACTGACTGAACATTTCGCGGTCACCCCTCAGACCATCCGCCGCGACCTCAATGCGCTGGCCAGCGAAGGCAGGATTCGCCGAGTGCATGGTGGCGCAGGTCTCGAGTCGAGTACGGTGAACACCGCCTATGCCACGCGCAAGACCCTGAACCTCGATGCCAAGCGGCGCATTGCGACCCATGTCGCTCAACATGTGCCTCATCATTCATCGTTGTTCATCAATATCGGCACCAGCAATGAACTCGTGGCAGAAGCCCTGCTCGAGCACCAGGGCCTGGAGGTCATCACCAACAACCTCAATGTGGCCGCCATTCTGCATCACAAGGACGACTTCAATGTCATCGTCGCCGGTGGCCAGGTGCGTTCACGCGATGGGGGCATCATTGGCGAAGCCACCATCGACTTCATCAACCAGTTCAAGGTCGACATTGGCCTGATCGGCATCAGCGGCATCGATGAAGATGGCTCCCTGCTCGAATTCGATTACCAGGAAGTACGCGTCGCCCAGGCCATCATCCACAACTCCCGCCAGGTATTCCTGGTGGCCGACCATTCAAAATTTCACCGCAACCCCGTGGTTCGCCAAGGAAATGTATCCCAGCTGGACGCCCTGTTCACCGACAGGGAACCCCCATCTTCCATCAGACGTCTGTTGCTCGATAATGACGTAGCTCTGCATATTGCCTGA
- the glpK gene encoding glycerol kinase GlpK: MSDKYILSFDQGTTSCRAILFDSDAQIVGIAQKEFTQHFPQPGYVEHDAMEIWGSQMGVAREVLETHGIKPSEVAAIGITNQRETTVIWDRQSGKPIHHAIVWQDRRTAPLCDELKDQGLEDHIRATTGLIVDAYFSATKIRWILDHVEGAQQRAERGELLFGTMDSWLVWNLTRGQRHVTDVTNASRTMLFDIHQLDWDQRLLDALNIPRCMLPEVRPSSEIYGTTGAEMFGGAQIPIAGIAGDQQAALFGQACFEKGMVKNTYGTGCFLLMNTGDQPVPSRSGLLTTIAWGLDGKITYALEGSIFIAGAAIQWLRDELKLIDSAEDSEYYAGKVKDSGGVYVVPAFAGLGAPYWDMYARGAIFGLTRGSSKEHITRATLDALAYQTRDIIDAMQADSGITLKSLRVDGGAVANNVMMQFQADMLGVEVDRPIITESTALGAAYLAGIAVGMWTQAELATKGEIERTFSPVMSSKDREQRYKGWKKAVRRTMNWEREDAE, translated from the coding sequence ATGAGTGACAAGTACATCCTCTCCTTTGACCAAGGCACCACCAGCTGCCGTGCCATCCTGTTCGACAGCGATGCGCAGATTGTCGGTATCGCGCAAAAGGAATTTACCCAGCACTTTCCCCAGCCAGGCTATGTAGAACATGACGCCATGGAAATATGGGGTAGCCAGATGGGGGTGGCACGAGAGGTTCTCGAGACGCACGGCATCAAACCCTCGGAAGTGGCCGCCATCGGCATCACCAATCAGCGCGAGACCACCGTGATCTGGGATCGCCAAAGTGGCAAGCCCATTCACCATGCCATTGTCTGGCAGGATCGCCGTACCGCGCCGCTATGTGACGAGCTCAAGGATCAAGGGCTGGAAGACCATATCCGCGCCACCACGGGGCTTATCGTCGATGCGTACTTTTCGGCCACCAAGATCCGCTGGATTCTGGATCATGTCGAAGGCGCACAGCAGCGCGCCGAACGTGGCGAGCTGCTGTTCGGCACCATGGATTCCTGGCTGGTATGGAACCTGACTCGCGGCCAGCGCCACGTCACCGACGTGACCAACGCCTCTCGCACCATGCTGTTTGATATCCACCAGTTGGATTGGGATCAGCGCCTGCTTGATGCCTTGAACATTCCGCGCTGCATGTTGCCGGAAGTGCGTCCTTCCAGCGAAATCTATGGCACCACCGGAGCAGAGATGTTTGGAGGCGCCCAGATACCGATCGCGGGGATCGCTGGCGATCAGCAAGCCGCGCTGTTCGGCCAGGCCTGCTTCGAGAAAGGCATGGTCAAGAATACCTACGGCACTGGCTGCTTCCTGCTGATGAACACAGGTGATCAGCCAGTGCCTTCCCGTTCCGGCCTGCTTACCACCATCGCCTGGGGACTCGATGGCAAGATCACCTACGCCCTGGAAGGCTCCATTTTCATTGCCGGAGCGGCCATCCAATGGCTGCGCGATGAATTGAAACTGATCGATTCCGCCGAGGATTCCGAGTACTACGCCGGCAAGGTGAAGGACTCCGGCGGCGTCTACGTCGTCCCCGCCTTTGCCGGACTTGGCGCGCCCTACTGGGACATGTACGCACGTGGCGCCATCTTTGGCCTGACCCGCGGTTCCAGCAAGGAACACATCACGCGCGCGACGCTGGACGCCCTGGCCTACCAGACCCGCGACATCATCGATGCCATGCAGGCAGATTCCGGTATCACCCTGAAGTCCCTGCGTGTTGACGGTGGCGCCGTCGCCAATAACGTCATGATGCAGTTCCAGGCCGACATGCTTGGTGTCGAGGTCGATCGTCCCATCATCACGGAAAGCACAGCACTGGGTGCAGCTTACCTGGCTGGCATCGCCGTGGGCATGTGGACCCAGGCAGAACTCGCCACCAAGGGGGAAATCGAGCGCACCTTCAGCCCGGTGATGAGCAGCAAGGACCGCGAGCAGCGTTACAAGGGCTGGAAGAAAGCCGTACGACGCACCATGAACTGGGAACGCGAAGACGCAGAATAA
- a CDS encoding glycerol-3-phosphate dehydrogenase/oxidase produces the protein MRDTHLQHLANDRFDVLIVGAGINGACAAAALASKGVSVALIDRSDFASATSQQSSNLAWGGIKYMESFDFSLVRKLCKSRNHLVRSFPSSVKEIRFLTTVSKGFRHHPGMLWAGSWLYWLMGNGQTRMPRFLRISDIHKRASIVDTREAHGGVEYSDAYLYDNDARFVFQFVQRAMHANARVANYVESLGAEHHDNGWKVRVRDVIHDRPFEIQARVLINAAGPWVDEHNRLSGETTEHHHAFSKGIHLIVPKLTDDSHVLAFFADDGRLFFVIPMGNRTCIGTTDTRVEHPHVDIDADDINFVLDNINKRLALARPLNRDDIIATRCGVRPLAVSKSNGKERDFLQLSRKHAIDTNRQHAHISIFGGKLTDCINVGEEILAEVQKLGIDVPYPESRWYGEPDEQEKQEFLRHAMEIGLDDLTPIDASEPLSQRLWRRYANDAHGLLESIVRDPRQAEPLIEGSEYLRCELQLAREQEMVTRLEDLLRRRDRISLVVSQEQLRHSPGLHEACEILFGDQAEARYAEYFGTSAVVT, from the coding sequence CTGCGCGACACTCATCTCCAGCACTTGGCGAATGATCGCTTCGATGTATTGATCGTTGGCGCAGGCATCAACGGCGCCTGTGCGGCAGCGGCCCTGGCAAGCAAAGGCGTCAGCGTTGCATTGATCGACCGCAGCGACTTTGCCAGTGCTACCAGCCAGCAGTCGTCCAACCTGGCATGGGGTGGCATCAAGTACATGGAAAGCTTCGACTTTTCCCTGGTGCGAAAGCTGTGCAAGAGCCGCAACCACCTGGTCAGGAGTTTTCCCTCCTCGGTCAAGGAGATTCGTTTTCTGACGACGGTGAGCAAGGGGTTTCGCCACCACCCCGGCATGCTCTGGGCCGGGTCCTGGCTCTACTGGCTGATGGGCAACGGCCAGACACGCATGCCACGCTTCTTGCGCATCAGCGACATCCACAAGCGCGCCTCCATTGTCGATACTCGTGAAGCGCATGGTGGCGTCGAGTATTCCGACGCCTACCTGTACGACAACGATGCTCGCTTCGTCTTCCAGTTCGTGCAGCGTGCCATGCATGCCAACGCACGCGTCGCCAATTATGTGGAATCGCTGGGTGCCGAGCATCACGACAATGGCTGGAAAGTCCGCGTGCGCGATGTCATCCATGACAGGCCCTTCGAGATCCAGGCCAGGGTGTTGATCAATGCGGCGGGGCCCTGGGTCGATGAGCACAACCGACTGTCAGGCGAAACGACGGAACATCACCACGCCTTTTCCAAGGGCATCCACCTTATCGTTCCCAAACTTACCGACGACTCCCACGTACTCGCCTTCTTCGCCGACGATGGACGCCTGTTCTTTGTCATCCCGATGGGCAATCGTACCTGCATTGGCACAACCGACACCCGGGTCGAACATCCGCATGTCGATATTGATGCCGATGACATCAACTTCGTGCTCGATAACATCAACAAGCGCCTGGCATTGGCACGCCCCTTGAATCGGGATGACATCATTGCAACGCGCTGTGGCGTGCGCCCCCTGGCAGTTTCGAAGAGCAATGGAAAAGAGCGCGACTTCCTGCAGCTTTCGCGCAAGCACGCCATCGACACCAACAGGCAGCATGCTCATATCAGCATTTTTGGCGGCAAGCTCACGGACTGTATCAATGTCGGTGAAGAGATTCTTGCAGAAGTCCAGAAACTGGGCATTGATGTGCCGTACCCGGAGTCCCGCTGGTATGGAGAGCCGGACGAACAGGAAAAGCAGGAATTCCTGCGTCATGCCATGGAGATCGGGCTGGACGACCTCACCCCGATAGATGCCAGCGAGCCCCTGAGCCAACGCCTGTGGCGGCGCTACGCCAATGATGCCCATGGCCTGCTGGAAAGCATTGTCCGCGACCCGCGCCAGGCCGAGCCGCTGATAGAAGGCAGCGAATACCTGCGCTGCGAGCTTCAGTTGGCCCGAGAGCAGGAGATGGTCACGCGCCTGGAGGACCTGCTGCGCAGAAGAGACAGGATCTCGCTGGTGGTGAGCCAGGAGCAGCTACGCCACTCCCCCGGACTTCACGAAGCCTGCGAGATCCTGTTCGGCGATCAGGCTGAAGCGCGTTATGCCGAATACTTTGGCACCAGCGCCGTAGTCACCTAG
- a CDS encoding aldehyde dehydrogenase, translating to MSHPKTYAEWQTMAESVKANLETRAFIDDAFVDAVSGDTFETTNPATGEVLAKVASCDAADADKAVAVARRAFNSGEWSRMAPGARKKVLLKLADLMQQHRDELALLDTLDMGKPIGSSLGDMAGAIGTIRHQAESIDKVYGEVAPTGEEALALVLREPLGVVASIVPWNFPLMMTAWKIAPALAAGNSVILKPSEKSPLSALRLAQLAKEAGIPSGVFQVLPGFGHTVGKALALSMDVNCLAFTGSTGVGKQLMQYAGQSNLKRVYLECGGKSPNIVFADCKNLDKVAQHAAEAIFHNQGEVCIAGSRLLVENSVRETFVDKVLAAAENMQPGDPLDPNSFMGAIVDRSQYERILDYIRKGVEEGAQLRTGGKSLEGPGLFICPTVFDGVTDKMAIGREEIFGPVLSVFGFDREEEAIALANDSDYGLAAGLWSQDIDRIMRVTRRLESGQVFVNNWAGGDQTVPFGGVKQSGNGRDKSHHSLEEYSELKSVWISLGSA from the coding sequence ATGAGCCATCCCAAGACATACGCCGAATGGCAAACCATGGCGGAAAGCGTGAAAGCGAACCTGGAAACTCGCGCTTTCATCGATGATGCATTCGTCGACGCGGTGAGCGGCGACACCTTCGAGACCACCAACCCGGCGACGGGGGAAGTGCTGGCCAAGGTCGCCAGTTGCGATGCTGCGGATGCGGACAAGGCCGTGGCGGTGGCGCGTCGTGCCTTCAACAGTGGTGAGTGGTCGCGCATGGCGCCGGGCGCGCGCAAGAAGGTCCTGCTCAAGCTGGCGGATCTGATGCAGCAACATCGTGATGAGCTGGCGCTGCTCGATACCCTGGACATGGGCAAGCCGATTGGCAGCTCGCTGGGGGATATGGCGGGAGCGATCGGTACCATTCGCCATCAGGCGGAATCCATCGACAAGGTCTACGGCGAAGTGGCGCCCACCGGCGAGGAAGCCTTGGCGCTGGTGCTACGTGAACCGCTGGGTGTGGTGGCCTCCATCGTGCCGTGGAACTTTCCGCTGATGATGACGGCGTGGAAGATCGCGCCGGCACTGGCGGCAGGTAACAGTGTCATTCTCAAGCCGTCCGAGAAGTCGCCGCTGTCGGCGTTGCGTTTAGCCCAATTGGCCAAGGAAGCCGGAATCCCTTCTGGGGTATTCCAGGTATTGCCAGGTTTCGGTCATACCGTCGGCAAGGCACTGGCCCTGTCCATGGATGTCAATTGCCTGGCCTTTACCGGTTCCACCGGGGTTGGCAAGCAGCTGATGCAGTATGCCGGTCAGTCCAATCTCAAGCGTGTCTATCTCGAGTGTGGCGGCAAGAGCCCGAATATCGTCTTTGCCGACTGCAAGAACCTGGACAAGGTGGCCCAGCATGCAGCCGAGGCGATCTTCCACAACCAGGGGGAAGTGTGTATCGCAGGTTCTCGCCTGCTGGTGGAAAACAGCGTGCGAGAGACCTTCGTCGACAAGGTGCTGGCCGCAGCCGAAAATATGCAGCCCGGCGATCCGCTGGATCCGAACAGCTTCATGGGAGCCATCGTCGACCGCTCGCAGTACGAGCGTATCCTCGACTACATCCGCAAGGGCGTTGAAGAAGGGGCGCAACTGCGTACTGGTGGCAAGTCGCTGGAAGGCCCTGGCCTGTTCATCTGCCCGACAGTGTTCGATGGCGTGACCGACAAGATGGCCATCGGCCGCGAAGAGATCTTCGGCCCGGTGTTGTCGGTGTTCGGCTTCGATCGCGAAGAAGAGGCGATCGCCCTGGCCAACGACAGTGATTACGGCCTTGCGGCTGGTCTGTGGAGTCAGGATATCGACCGCATCATGCGCGTCACTCGTCGCCTCGAATCCGGCCAGGTGTTCGTCAACAACTGGGCCGGTGGTGATCAGACCGTGCCTTTTGGCGGGGTCAAGCAGTCTGGCAACGGGCGTGATAAATCCCACCATTCTCTGGAGGAGTATTCTGAACTGAAGAGTGTGTGGATTTCTCTGGGCTCTGCCTAA
- a CDS encoding aspartate aminotransferase family protein gives MARLSSERLKALDTAHHLHPFTDYKALGEEGSRIITEADGIYIQDAEGNRMLDAMAGLWCVNLGYGRQELVDAATAQLQQLPYYNNFFKTTHPPAVELAETLCRLAPKHMNRVFFTGSGSEANDTVVRMVRHYWALKGKPEKQWIIARENAYHGSTLAGMSLGGMAAMHGQGGPAVPAITHVRQPYWFTEGRDMSPDAFGQACADAIEERILELGEDKVAAFIAEPVQGAGGAIIPPQSYWPAVKKMLAKYDILLVADEVICGFGRLGEWFGSEHYGLEPDLMPVAKGLSSGYLPIGGVLVGDRVAQTLIEDGGEFFHGFTYSGHPTCAAVALKNLQLMEAEGVVEHVRDEVGPYLAQRWKELEQHPLVGEARSLGLIGALEIVADKAAGKRFDKTLGVGNLCRDICFDTGLVMRSVGDTMVISPPLVITKAQIDELVGLATAALDETARRLQAQGVAFATQDSLAQA, from the coding sequence ATGGCAAGGCTCAGCAGTGAACGACTCAAGGCGCTGGATACCGCGCATCACCTGCATCCGTTTACGGACTACAAGGCCCTTGGTGAAGAAGGCAGCCGGATCATTACCGAGGCGGATGGCATCTATATACAGGATGCTGAAGGCAATCGGATGCTCGATGCCATGGCGGGCCTGTGGTGCGTGAACCTGGGGTACGGGCGTCAGGAACTGGTCGATGCTGCGACGGCTCAGCTGCAGCAATTGCCGTACTACAACAACTTCTTCAAGACGACACATCCGCCGGCGGTGGAGCTGGCCGAAACACTATGTCGGCTGGCTCCCAAGCATATGAATCGGGTGTTCTTCACCGGGTCCGGCTCCGAAGCCAATGACACGGTAGTGCGTATGGTGCGGCATTACTGGGCGCTCAAGGGCAAGCCCGAAAAGCAGTGGATCATTGCTCGCGAGAATGCCTACCACGGTTCCACCCTGGCGGGCATGAGCCTGGGCGGCATGGCCGCCATGCATGGCCAGGGCGGTCCTGCAGTGCCGGCGATTACCCACGTGCGTCAGCCTTACTGGTTCACTGAAGGCCGGGACATGAGCCCGGATGCATTCGGGCAGGCCTGTGCCGACGCTATAGAGGAACGTATTCTCGAACTGGGCGAAGACAAGGTGGCGGCCTTCATCGCGGAGCCCGTGCAGGGCGCGGGAGGTGCCATCATTCCGCCGCAAAGCTACTGGCCTGCAGTCAAGAAGATGCTGGCCAAGTACGACATTCTGCTGGTGGCCGATGAGGTGATCTGTGGCTTTGGCCGTCTCGGGGAGTGGTTCGGCAGTGAGCATTACGGCCTGGAGCCCGACCTGATGCCGGTGGCCAAAGGGCTGTCTTCAGGATACCTGCCGATTGGTGGTGTTCTGGTCGGTGACCGTGTGGCACAAACGCTGATTGAAGATGGCGGCGAATTCTTCCATGGTTTTACCTATTCCGGGCATCCCACCTGTGCTGCAGTGGCGCTGAAGAACTTGCAACTGATGGAAGCGGAAGGCGTCGTTGAGCATGTGCGCGATGAAGTTGGTCCTTATCTGGCGCAACGCTGGAAAGAGCTCGAACAGCATCCGTTGGTGGGGGAGGCACGCTCGCTGGGATTGATCGGCGCACTGGAAATCGTGGCCGACAAGGCAGCGGGCAAGCGTTTCGACAAGACGCTGGGTGTCGGTAACCTGTGTCGTGACATCTGCTTCGATACGGGGTTGGTCATGCGCTCGGTGGGCGACACCATGGTCATCTCACCCCCCTTGGTCATCACCAAGGCGCAGATTGATGAACTGGTAGGGCTTGCCACAGCAGCGCTGGACGAAACCGCACGCCGTCTGCAGGCGCAGGGCGTGGCATTTGCTACCCAGGACAGTTTGGCTCAAGCCTAA